In Populus alba chromosome 1, ASM523922v2, whole genome shotgun sequence, a single window of DNA contains:
- the LOC118035999 gene encoding oxysterol-binding protein-related protein 2A isoform X3, protein MRVREMHPLCCISLESPDIGSQSPDATLTRARSLPATFSGGSNGNVGGKAAGSEATVAGVLYKWTNYGKGWRSRWFLLKNGVLSYSKIRRPPESINLCDDVRLIGEISTNRLLRWDSRGSGRQKPQKTVGTVHLKQISSFRESKSDDRRFYIFTATKTLHLRTDSKRDRVAWIQALVSTRSLFPSRSLNDSLSLVSHDLSISTDRLKKRLLEEGINENLVKDCEQIMLSEFSEVQGQVKVLCEERSNLLDTLRQLEAANIEAETSGIQDGEYQLTKHEFSSLQRGKYSEYSTTESSDDIEKQELEEVSDEDGTSFHDTKEYFTEPTSMTEAAKYSEKHRRFNQLDSEEKMRADKQFCSSGYPHIERRKKLPDPVEKEKGVSLWSMIKDNVGKDLTRVCLPVYFNEPISSLQKCFEDLEYSYLLDRAYECGKAGNSVLRILNVAAFAISGYASSEGRHCKPFNPLLGETYEADFPDKGVRFFSEKVSHHPTLIACHCEGRGWKFWGDSNLRTKFWGRSIQLDPVGVLTLEFDDGEIFQWSKVTTTIYNLILGKVYCDHHGMMHIQGNRQYSCKLKFKEQSILDRNPHQVQGFVEDVSGNKVASLFGKWDDSMHYTTGDGTGKSKDRITSSNATLLWKSNKPPANLTRYNLSSFAITLNELTPGLQEKLPPTDSRLRPDQRHLENGEYEKANGEKQRLEKRQRMSRKLQEHGWKPRWFQKEGENGSFRYVGGYWEARERGNWDGCPNIFGEFNEELVESSEGP, encoded by the exons ATGAGGGTCAGAGAAATGCATCCATTATGCTGCATCTCACTAGAGAGTCCAGATATCGGGAGCCAATCACCGGATGCAACGTTGACTCGAGCAAGATCGTTGCCGGCGACATTTTCCGGCGGATCTAACGGCAATGTAGGGGGGAAAGCGGCGGGATCGGAGGCGACGGTGGCTGGGGTGTTGTATAAGTGGACGAATTATGGGAAAGGGTGGAGATCGCGGTGGTTCTTGTTGAAAAATGGCGTGCTTTCTTACTCGAAGATTCGTCGGCCGCCGGAGAGTATTAATCTTTGTGATGATGTTAGATTGATTGGAGAAATATCGACGAATCGATTATTGAGATGGGATAGTCGTGGCAGTGGAAGACAGAAACCGCAAAAAACTGTTGGCACTGTCCATCTAAAG CAGATCTCATCATTTCGTGAGAGCAAGTCCGATGATAGGCggttttatatatttacagcTACAAAGACACTTCATCTGAGGACTGATTCAAAGAGAGATAGAGTAGCTTGGATACAAGCCTTGGTCTCAACCCGGAGCCTCTTTCCATCAAGATCGCTAAATGATAGTCTCTCCCTTGTATCACATGATTTGTCTATCTCAACTGACAGGCTTAAAAAACGTTTACTTGAAGAGGGTATCAATGAGAACCTTGTAAAGGATTGCGAGCAGATCATGCTATCCGAGTTTTCTGAAGTACAAGGACAAGTTAAAGTTCTTTGTGAAGAACGGTCCAATTTGCTAGACACATTAAGGCAATTGGAG GCAGCTAATATCGAGGCTGAAACCTCAGGAATTCAAGATGGTGAATATCAATTGACAAAGCATGAATTTTCAAGTTTACAACGTGGAAAATATAGTG AATATAGCACAACTGAATCATCTGATGATATCGAGAAACAAGAGCTTGAGGAAGTGTCAGATGAAGATGGAACCTCCTTTCATGACACAAAAGAATATTTTACTGAACCGACATCAATGACAGAAGCTGCAAAGTACTCAGAGAAGCATAGGAGATTTAATCAACTTGATAGTGAAGAGAAAATGCGTGCTGATAAGCAATTTTGTAGTTCTGGATATCCACATATTGAAAGGCGAAAAAAGCTTCCTGACCCGGTTGAGAAAGAGAAAGGGGTCAGTCTGTGGTCTATGATCAAAGACAATGTGGGGAAGGATCTCACACGAGTTTGTCTCCCTGTTTACTTTAATGAACCAATATCCTCTCTTCAGAAGTGCTTTGAGGACTTGGAGTACTCCTATCTTTTGGACAGAGCCTATGAGTGTGGAAAAGCA gggAACAGTGTCCTAAGGATCCTAAATGTTGCTGCTTTTGCCATCTCTGGATATGCTTCTTCTGAAGGCCGGCACTGTAAACCCTTTAATCCTTTGCTAGGAGAAACTTATGAAGCTGACTTTCCTGATAAAGGAGTTCGTTTCTTCTCTGAAAAG GTTAGTCACCACCCAACTCTCATTGCCTGCCACTGCGAAGGTAGAGGGTGGAAATTCTGGGGTGACAGCAACCTCCGCACAAAATTTTGGGGGCGGTCAATTCAGCTCGACCCTGTTGGAGTTCTGACCCTCGAGTTTGATGATGGTGAAATATTCCAGTGGAGCAAG GTCACAACAACGATTTATAATCTTATCCTTGGAAAAGTGTATTGTGATCACCATGGGATGATGCATATACAAGGAAATCGACAGTATTCATGCAAACTCAAATTCAAAGAACAATCTATTCTTGACAGAAATCCTCACCAG GTCCAAGGGTTCGTTGAAGATGTTTCAGGTAATAAAGTAGCTTCATTATTTGGGAAGTGGGACGACAGCATGCATTATACTACTGGGGATGGCACTGGCAAGTCAAAGGATCGCATTACCTCTTCTAATGCCACCTTGCTTTGGAAAAGTAATAAGCCACCTGCTAATCTGACTCGGTACAACTTGTCATCATTTGCTATAACTCTAAATGAATTAACGCCAGGACTCCAG GAGAAGCTCCCGCCCACGGACTCCAGGCTTAGACCAGACCAGCGGCATTTGGAGAACGGGGAATATGAAAAAGCAAATGGAGAGAAACAGCGGCTGGAGAAGAGGCAAAGAATG TCAAGGAAATTACAAGAGCATGGATGGAAGCCAAGATGGTTCCAAAAGGAAGGTGAAAATGGATCTTTCCGCTATGTTGGTGGCTACTGGGAAGCCCGAGAGCGGGGAAACTGGGATGGATGTCCAAATATATTTGGCGAGTTCAATGAAGAACTTGTGGAATCTTCTGAAGGGCCTTGA
- the LOC118035999 gene encoding oxysterol-binding protein-related protein 2A isoform X4 yields the protein MRVREMHPLCCISLESPDIGSQSPDATLTRARSLPATFSGGSNGNVGGKAAGSEATVAGVLYKWTNYGKGWRSRWFLLKNGVLSYSKIRRPPESINLCDDVRLIGEISTNRLLRWDSRGSGRQKPQKTVGTVHLKISSFRESKSDDRRFYIFTATKTLHLRTDSKRDRVAWIQALVSTRSLFPSRSLNDSLSLVSHDLSISTDRLKKRLLEEGINENLVKDCEQIMLSEFSEVQGQVKVLCEERSNLLDTLRQLEAANIEAETSGIQDGEYQLTKHEFSSLQRGKYSEYSTTESSDDIEKQELEEVSDEDGTSFHDTKEYFTEPTSMTEAAKYSEKHRRFNQLDSEEKMRADKQFCSSGYPHIERRKKLPDPVEKEKGVSLWSMIKDNVGKDLTRVCLPVYFNEPISSLQKCFEDLEYSYLLDRAYECGKAGNSVLRILNVAAFAISGYASSEGRHCKPFNPLLGETYEADFPDKGVRFFSEKVSHHPTLIACHCEGRGWKFWGDSNLRTKFWGRSIQLDPVGVLTLEFDDGEIFQWSKVTTTIYNLILGKVYCDHHGMMHIQGNRQYSCKLKFKEQSILDRNPHQVQGFVEDVSGNKVASLFGKWDDSMHYTTGDGTGKSKDRITSSNATLLWKSNKPPANLTRYNLSSFAITLNELTPGLQEKLPPTDSRLRPDQRHLENGEYEKANGEKQRLEKRQRMSRKLQEHGWKPRWFQKEGENGSFRYVGGYWEARERGNWDGCPNIFGEFNEELVESSEGP from the exons ATGAGGGTCAGAGAAATGCATCCATTATGCTGCATCTCACTAGAGAGTCCAGATATCGGGAGCCAATCACCGGATGCAACGTTGACTCGAGCAAGATCGTTGCCGGCGACATTTTCCGGCGGATCTAACGGCAATGTAGGGGGGAAAGCGGCGGGATCGGAGGCGACGGTGGCTGGGGTGTTGTATAAGTGGACGAATTATGGGAAAGGGTGGAGATCGCGGTGGTTCTTGTTGAAAAATGGCGTGCTTTCTTACTCGAAGATTCGTCGGCCGCCGGAGAGTATTAATCTTTGTGATGATGTTAGATTGATTGGAGAAATATCGACGAATCGATTATTGAGATGGGATAGTCGTGGCAGTGGAAGACAGAAACCGCAAAAAACTGTTGGCACTGTCCATCTAAAG ATCTCATCATTTCGTGAGAGCAAGTCCGATGATAGGCggttttatatatttacagcTACAAAGACACTTCATCTGAGGACTGATTCAAAGAGAGATAGAGTAGCTTGGATACAAGCCTTGGTCTCAACCCGGAGCCTCTTTCCATCAAGATCGCTAAATGATAGTCTCTCCCTTGTATCACATGATTTGTCTATCTCAACTGACAGGCTTAAAAAACGTTTACTTGAAGAGGGTATCAATGAGAACCTTGTAAAGGATTGCGAGCAGATCATGCTATCCGAGTTTTCTGAAGTACAAGGACAAGTTAAAGTTCTTTGTGAAGAACGGTCCAATTTGCTAGACACATTAAGGCAATTGGAG GCAGCTAATATCGAGGCTGAAACCTCAGGAATTCAAGATGGTGAATATCAATTGACAAAGCATGAATTTTCAAGTTTACAACGTGGAAAATATAGTG AATATAGCACAACTGAATCATCTGATGATATCGAGAAACAAGAGCTTGAGGAAGTGTCAGATGAAGATGGAACCTCCTTTCATGACACAAAAGAATATTTTACTGAACCGACATCAATGACAGAAGCTGCAAAGTACTCAGAGAAGCATAGGAGATTTAATCAACTTGATAGTGAAGAGAAAATGCGTGCTGATAAGCAATTTTGTAGTTCTGGATATCCACATATTGAAAGGCGAAAAAAGCTTCCTGACCCGGTTGAGAAAGAGAAAGGGGTCAGTCTGTGGTCTATGATCAAAGACAATGTGGGGAAGGATCTCACACGAGTTTGTCTCCCTGTTTACTTTAATGAACCAATATCCTCTCTTCAGAAGTGCTTTGAGGACTTGGAGTACTCCTATCTTTTGGACAGAGCCTATGAGTGTGGAAAAGCA gggAACAGTGTCCTAAGGATCCTAAATGTTGCTGCTTTTGCCATCTCTGGATATGCTTCTTCTGAAGGCCGGCACTGTAAACCCTTTAATCCTTTGCTAGGAGAAACTTATGAAGCTGACTTTCCTGATAAAGGAGTTCGTTTCTTCTCTGAAAAG GTTAGTCACCACCCAACTCTCATTGCCTGCCACTGCGAAGGTAGAGGGTGGAAATTCTGGGGTGACAGCAACCTCCGCACAAAATTTTGGGGGCGGTCAATTCAGCTCGACCCTGTTGGAGTTCTGACCCTCGAGTTTGATGATGGTGAAATATTCCAGTGGAGCAAG GTCACAACAACGATTTATAATCTTATCCTTGGAAAAGTGTATTGTGATCACCATGGGATGATGCATATACAAGGAAATCGACAGTATTCATGCAAACTCAAATTCAAAGAACAATCTATTCTTGACAGAAATCCTCACCAG GTCCAAGGGTTCGTTGAAGATGTTTCAGGTAATAAAGTAGCTTCATTATTTGGGAAGTGGGACGACAGCATGCATTATACTACTGGGGATGGCACTGGCAAGTCAAAGGATCGCATTACCTCTTCTAATGCCACCTTGCTTTGGAAAAGTAATAAGCCACCTGCTAATCTGACTCGGTACAACTTGTCATCATTTGCTATAACTCTAAATGAATTAACGCCAGGACTCCAG GAGAAGCTCCCGCCCACGGACTCCAGGCTTAGACCAGACCAGCGGCATTTGGAGAACGGGGAATATGAAAAAGCAAATGGAGAGAAACAGCGGCTGGAGAAGAGGCAAAGAATG TCAAGGAAATTACAAGAGCATGGATGGAAGCCAAGATGGTTCCAAAAGGAAGGTGAAAATGGATCTTTCCGCTATGTTGGTGGCTACTGGGAAGCCCGAGAGCGGGGAAACTGGGATGGATGTCCAAATATATTTGGCGAGTTCAATGAAGAACTTGTGGAATCTTCTGAAGGGCCTTGA
- the LOC118035999 gene encoding oxysterol-binding protein-related protein 2A isoform X2, with amino-acid sequence MRVREMHPLCCISLESPDIGSQSPDATLTRARSLPATFSGGSNGNVGGKAAGSEATVAGVLYKWTNYGKGWRSRWFLLKNGVLSYSKIRRPPESINLCDDVRLIGEISTNRLLRWDSRGSGRQKPQKTVGTVHLKISSFRESKSDDRRFYIFTATKTLHLRTDSKRDRVAWIQALVSTRSLFPSRSLNDSLSLVSHDLSISTDRLKKRLLEEGINENLVKDCEQIMLSEFSEVQGQVKVLCEERSNLLDTLRQLEAANIEAETSGIQDGEYQLTKHEFSSLQRGKYSEYSTTESSDDIEKQELEEVSDEDGTSFHDTKEYFTEPTSMTEAAKYSEKHRRFNQLDSEEKMRADKQFCSSGYPHIERRKKLPDPVEKEKGVSLWSMIKDNVGKDLTRVCLPVYFNEPISSLQKCFEDLEYSYLLDRAYECGKAGNSVLRILNVAAFAISGYASSEGRHCKPFNPLLGETYEADFPDKGVRFFSEKVSHHPTLIACHCEGRGWKFWGDSNLRTKFWGRSIQLDPVGVLTLEFDDGEIFQWSKVTTTIYNLILGKVYCDHHGMMHIQGNRQYSCKLKFKEQSILDRNPHQVQGFVEDVSGNKVASLFGKWDDSMHYTTGDGTGKSKDRITSSNATLLWKSNKPPANLTRYNLSSFAITLNELTPGLQIKEKLPPTDSRLRPDQRHLENGEYEKANGEKQRLEKRQRMSRKLQEHGWKPRWFQKEGENGSFRYVGGYWEARERGNWDGCPNIFGEFNEELVESSEGP; translated from the exons ATGAGGGTCAGAGAAATGCATCCATTATGCTGCATCTCACTAGAGAGTCCAGATATCGGGAGCCAATCACCGGATGCAACGTTGACTCGAGCAAGATCGTTGCCGGCGACATTTTCCGGCGGATCTAACGGCAATGTAGGGGGGAAAGCGGCGGGATCGGAGGCGACGGTGGCTGGGGTGTTGTATAAGTGGACGAATTATGGGAAAGGGTGGAGATCGCGGTGGTTCTTGTTGAAAAATGGCGTGCTTTCTTACTCGAAGATTCGTCGGCCGCCGGAGAGTATTAATCTTTGTGATGATGTTAGATTGATTGGAGAAATATCGACGAATCGATTATTGAGATGGGATAGTCGTGGCAGTGGAAGACAGAAACCGCAAAAAACTGTTGGCACTGTCCATCTAAAG ATCTCATCATTTCGTGAGAGCAAGTCCGATGATAGGCggttttatatatttacagcTACAAAGACACTTCATCTGAGGACTGATTCAAAGAGAGATAGAGTAGCTTGGATACAAGCCTTGGTCTCAACCCGGAGCCTCTTTCCATCAAGATCGCTAAATGATAGTCTCTCCCTTGTATCACATGATTTGTCTATCTCAACTGACAGGCTTAAAAAACGTTTACTTGAAGAGGGTATCAATGAGAACCTTGTAAAGGATTGCGAGCAGATCATGCTATCCGAGTTTTCTGAAGTACAAGGACAAGTTAAAGTTCTTTGTGAAGAACGGTCCAATTTGCTAGACACATTAAGGCAATTGGAG GCAGCTAATATCGAGGCTGAAACCTCAGGAATTCAAGATGGTGAATATCAATTGACAAAGCATGAATTTTCAAGTTTACAACGTGGAAAATATAGTG AATATAGCACAACTGAATCATCTGATGATATCGAGAAACAAGAGCTTGAGGAAGTGTCAGATGAAGATGGAACCTCCTTTCATGACACAAAAGAATATTTTACTGAACCGACATCAATGACAGAAGCTGCAAAGTACTCAGAGAAGCATAGGAGATTTAATCAACTTGATAGTGAAGAGAAAATGCGTGCTGATAAGCAATTTTGTAGTTCTGGATATCCACATATTGAAAGGCGAAAAAAGCTTCCTGACCCGGTTGAGAAAGAGAAAGGGGTCAGTCTGTGGTCTATGATCAAAGACAATGTGGGGAAGGATCTCACACGAGTTTGTCTCCCTGTTTACTTTAATGAACCAATATCCTCTCTTCAGAAGTGCTTTGAGGACTTGGAGTACTCCTATCTTTTGGACAGAGCCTATGAGTGTGGAAAAGCA gggAACAGTGTCCTAAGGATCCTAAATGTTGCTGCTTTTGCCATCTCTGGATATGCTTCTTCTGAAGGCCGGCACTGTAAACCCTTTAATCCTTTGCTAGGAGAAACTTATGAAGCTGACTTTCCTGATAAAGGAGTTCGTTTCTTCTCTGAAAAG GTTAGTCACCACCCAACTCTCATTGCCTGCCACTGCGAAGGTAGAGGGTGGAAATTCTGGGGTGACAGCAACCTCCGCACAAAATTTTGGGGGCGGTCAATTCAGCTCGACCCTGTTGGAGTTCTGACCCTCGAGTTTGATGATGGTGAAATATTCCAGTGGAGCAAG GTCACAACAACGATTTATAATCTTATCCTTGGAAAAGTGTATTGTGATCACCATGGGATGATGCATATACAAGGAAATCGACAGTATTCATGCAAACTCAAATTCAAAGAACAATCTATTCTTGACAGAAATCCTCACCAG GTCCAAGGGTTCGTTGAAGATGTTTCAGGTAATAAAGTAGCTTCATTATTTGGGAAGTGGGACGACAGCATGCATTATACTACTGGGGATGGCACTGGCAAGTCAAAGGATCGCATTACCTCTTCTAATGCCACCTTGCTTTGGAAAAGTAATAAGCCACCTGCTAATCTGACTCGGTACAACTTGTCATCATTTGCTATAACTCTAAATGAATTAACGCCAGGACTCCA GATTAAGGAGAAGCTCCCGCCCACGGACTCCAGGCTTAGACCAGACCAGCGGCATTTGGAGAACGGGGAATATGAAAAAGCAAATGGAGAGAAACAGCGGCTGGAGAAGAGGCAAAGAATG TCAAGGAAATTACAAGAGCATGGATGGAAGCCAAGATGGTTCCAAAAGGAAGGTGAAAATGGATCTTTCCGCTATGTTGGTGGCTACTGGGAAGCCCGAGAGCGGGGAAACTGGGATGGATGTCCAAATATATTTGGCGAGTTCAATGAAGAACTTGTGGAATCTTCTGAAGGGCCTTGA
- the LOC118035999 gene encoding oxysterol-binding protein-related protein 2A isoform X1 gives MRVREMHPLCCISLESPDIGSQSPDATLTRARSLPATFSGGSNGNVGGKAAGSEATVAGVLYKWTNYGKGWRSRWFLLKNGVLSYSKIRRPPESINLCDDVRLIGEISTNRLLRWDSRGSGRQKPQKTVGTVHLKQISSFRESKSDDRRFYIFTATKTLHLRTDSKRDRVAWIQALVSTRSLFPSRSLNDSLSLVSHDLSISTDRLKKRLLEEGINENLVKDCEQIMLSEFSEVQGQVKVLCEERSNLLDTLRQLEAANIEAETSGIQDGEYQLTKHEFSSLQRGKYSEYSTTESSDDIEKQELEEVSDEDGTSFHDTKEYFTEPTSMTEAAKYSEKHRRFNQLDSEEKMRADKQFCSSGYPHIERRKKLPDPVEKEKGVSLWSMIKDNVGKDLTRVCLPVYFNEPISSLQKCFEDLEYSYLLDRAYECGKAGNSVLRILNVAAFAISGYASSEGRHCKPFNPLLGETYEADFPDKGVRFFSEKVSHHPTLIACHCEGRGWKFWGDSNLRTKFWGRSIQLDPVGVLTLEFDDGEIFQWSKVTTTIYNLILGKVYCDHHGMMHIQGNRQYSCKLKFKEQSILDRNPHQVQGFVEDVSGNKVASLFGKWDDSMHYTTGDGTGKSKDRITSSNATLLWKSNKPPANLTRYNLSSFAITLNELTPGLQIKEKLPPTDSRLRPDQRHLENGEYEKANGEKQRLEKRQRMSRKLQEHGWKPRWFQKEGENGSFRYVGGYWEARERGNWDGCPNIFGEFNEELVESSEGP, from the exons ATGAGGGTCAGAGAAATGCATCCATTATGCTGCATCTCACTAGAGAGTCCAGATATCGGGAGCCAATCACCGGATGCAACGTTGACTCGAGCAAGATCGTTGCCGGCGACATTTTCCGGCGGATCTAACGGCAATGTAGGGGGGAAAGCGGCGGGATCGGAGGCGACGGTGGCTGGGGTGTTGTATAAGTGGACGAATTATGGGAAAGGGTGGAGATCGCGGTGGTTCTTGTTGAAAAATGGCGTGCTTTCTTACTCGAAGATTCGTCGGCCGCCGGAGAGTATTAATCTTTGTGATGATGTTAGATTGATTGGAGAAATATCGACGAATCGATTATTGAGATGGGATAGTCGTGGCAGTGGAAGACAGAAACCGCAAAAAACTGTTGGCACTGTCCATCTAAAG CAGATCTCATCATTTCGTGAGAGCAAGTCCGATGATAGGCggttttatatatttacagcTACAAAGACACTTCATCTGAGGACTGATTCAAAGAGAGATAGAGTAGCTTGGATACAAGCCTTGGTCTCAACCCGGAGCCTCTTTCCATCAAGATCGCTAAATGATAGTCTCTCCCTTGTATCACATGATTTGTCTATCTCAACTGACAGGCTTAAAAAACGTTTACTTGAAGAGGGTATCAATGAGAACCTTGTAAAGGATTGCGAGCAGATCATGCTATCCGAGTTTTCTGAAGTACAAGGACAAGTTAAAGTTCTTTGTGAAGAACGGTCCAATTTGCTAGACACATTAAGGCAATTGGAG GCAGCTAATATCGAGGCTGAAACCTCAGGAATTCAAGATGGTGAATATCAATTGACAAAGCATGAATTTTCAAGTTTACAACGTGGAAAATATAGTG AATATAGCACAACTGAATCATCTGATGATATCGAGAAACAAGAGCTTGAGGAAGTGTCAGATGAAGATGGAACCTCCTTTCATGACACAAAAGAATATTTTACTGAACCGACATCAATGACAGAAGCTGCAAAGTACTCAGAGAAGCATAGGAGATTTAATCAACTTGATAGTGAAGAGAAAATGCGTGCTGATAAGCAATTTTGTAGTTCTGGATATCCACATATTGAAAGGCGAAAAAAGCTTCCTGACCCGGTTGAGAAAGAGAAAGGGGTCAGTCTGTGGTCTATGATCAAAGACAATGTGGGGAAGGATCTCACACGAGTTTGTCTCCCTGTTTACTTTAATGAACCAATATCCTCTCTTCAGAAGTGCTTTGAGGACTTGGAGTACTCCTATCTTTTGGACAGAGCCTATGAGTGTGGAAAAGCA gggAACAGTGTCCTAAGGATCCTAAATGTTGCTGCTTTTGCCATCTCTGGATATGCTTCTTCTGAAGGCCGGCACTGTAAACCCTTTAATCCTTTGCTAGGAGAAACTTATGAAGCTGACTTTCCTGATAAAGGAGTTCGTTTCTTCTCTGAAAAG GTTAGTCACCACCCAACTCTCATTGCCTGCCACTGCGAAGGTAGAGGGTGGAAATTCTGGGGTGACAGCAACCTCCGCACAAAATTTTGGGGGCGGTCAATTCAGCTCGACCCTGTTGGAGTTCTGACCCTCGAGTTTGATGATGGTGAAATATTCCAGTGGAGCAAG GTCACAACAACGATTTATAATCTTATCCTTGGAAAAGTGTATTGTGATCACCATGGGATGATGCATATACAAGGAAATCGACAGTATTCATGCAAACTCAAATTCAAAGAACAATCTATTCTTGACAGAAATCCTCACCAG GTCCAAGGGTTCGTTGAAGATGTTTCAGGTAATAAAGTAGCTTCATTATTTGGGAAGTGGGACGACAGCATGCATTATACTACTGGGGATGGCACTGGCAAGTCAAAGGATCGCATTACCTCTTCTAATGCCACCTTGCTTTGGAAAAGTAATAAGCCACCTGCTAATCTGACTCGGTACAACTTGTCATCATTTGCTATAACTCTAAATGAATTAACGCCAGGACTCCA GATTAAGGAGAAGCTCCCGCCCACGGACTCCAGGCTTAGACCAGACCAGCGGCATTTGGAGAACGGGGAATATGAAAAAGCAAATGGAGAGAAACAGCGGCTGGAGAAGAGGCAAAGAATG TCAAGGAAATTACAAGAGCATGGATGGAAGCCAAGATGGTTCCAAAAGGAAGGTGAAAATGGATCTTTCCGCTATGTTGGTGGCTACTGGGAAGCCCGAGAGCGGGGAAACTGGGATGGATGTCCAAATATATTTGGCGAGTTCAATGAAGAACTTGTGGAATCTTCTGAAGGGCCTTGA
- the LOC118036000 gene encoding 14 kDa proline-rich protein DC2.15: MGSKSSPAVLFLFLNLLFIALASGCNTCVQPKPVPNPNPNPIISRNNCPRDALKLGVCAKLLNGAIGGVVGSPPDTPCCTVLQGLVDLEAAVCLCTAIKANILGINIDIPISLSLLINTCGKKLPSDFICA, encoded by the coding sequence ATGGGTTCCAAGAGTTCACCGGCTGTTCTCTTCCTCTTTCTCAACCTTCTCTTCATTGCCCTGGCAAGTGGGTGCAACACTTGTGTTCAGCCTAAGCCTGTCCCAAACCCCAATCCAAACCCtattatttcaagaaataaCTGCCCTAGAGATGCCCTAAAGCTGGGTGTCTGTGCCAAGTTGCTTAATGGTGCTATTGGCGGGGTTGTGGGGAGCCCACCAGACACACCTTGTTGCACGGTGCTTCAAGGACTTGTTGATCTTGAAGCAGCCGTTTGCCTCTGCACTGCCATCAAAGCTAACATTCTCGGCATCAACATTGATATCCCAATCTCCTTAAGCTTGCTTATCAACACATGCGGGAAGAAGCTACCCTCTGACTTCATTTGTGCCTAA
- the LOC118036001 gene encoding 14 kDa proline-rich protein DC2.15: MAPKRTTSLALFLAFNLLFFSLATACGGGCPSPNPKPKRPNPNPNPNPTPNPSSGKCPKDALKLGVCADLLGSLLNVTIGSPPVKPCCSVIQGLLDLEATVCLCTAIKANILGINLNIPLSLSLLVNVCGKKVPKDFQCP; this comes from the coding sequence ATGGCTCCCAAAAGAACCACatctcttgctctctttcttgcATTCaaccttctcttcttttccctAGCCACTGCTTGCGGAGGTGGTTGCCCCTCTCCTAATCCTAAACCAAAGCGCCCAAACCCGAACCCGAACCCCAACCCAACACCAAACCCTTCCAGTGGAAAGTGCCCTAAGGATGCACTTAAATTAGGTGTGTGCGCTGACTTGCTGGGTTCATTACTTAACGTCACCATTGGCTCACCCCCAGTAAAACCTTGCTGCAGTGTCATTCAAGGCCTTCTTGATCTCGAGGCTACTGTTTGTCTTTGCACTGCCATCAAAGCTAACATCTTGGGCATCAACCTTAACATTCCACTTTCCCTAAGCTTGCTTGTCAACGTCTGTGGAAAGAAGGTTCCCAAAGACTTCCAATGcccttaa